In Nostoc sp. CENA543, a single genomic region encodes these proteins:
- a CDS encoding PAS domain S-box protein, producing MIQRACITILLIDHDTEDWMSFRQCLQQDDVYTYRILEFETATEAIAWCQEGKSDVILLNSPVSGDNCLDSLEKLRKIVSHTESAIILLTAHEDIETAVWAMKNGAQDYLVKPQLSPTRLQAAIHDALKQRDQYRQLAQIQEQQQLINAIASRIRQSLKLKDILASTVAEVRQFLQADRVLIYRFHSDMSGTVVSESVLPGCTVSLEAQIQDTCFQQGAGIEYRQGKTRAIHNIYQAGLTDCHVQLLEQFEVKANLVVPIVVLNRLWGLLIAHQCTAPRQWQAIELELLDQLAVQIAIAIQQASAYEIAQKQLRERYRVEKNLRESEERFRSTFEQAAVGISHVSLSGKFLRVNQRFADITGYSQSELKTLRFQEITHPEDLAADLEQVQILLAGAISTYSMEKRYIRKDNTIIWIKLTVSLVRDAFAHPQYFIGVVEDISDRILAQQAIQQLNQELEARVEQRTAALRESEERWQLALRGSNDGIWDWNLKTNELFFSARWKQIRGFTDDEISPDLAAWSSYIHPDDRDRILADLNDHFAQKTPFFQAEYRVKCQDGSYLWVLDRGQALWDEAGHVIRISGSETDITTRKQAEAQLFELLNLQQAILTSTDYAITSTDSQGIIQIFNPAAQKMLGYTAEEIVGQVTPLLFHDPEEIQQHAQALGREIAPGQKLISTNPSEHQKEEWTFIRKDGSCFPVSLSVQPLCNAEGQVIGGVGIAKDITQQKQIDAQLRKNAANLAAAQRIANLGSWEMDLHTQEILWSQEVFRIFGRDPKSGMPTYGEMLEWIHPDDRHHQDFVVQQAIAQGQCYELEYRCHRPDQSLRYVLSRGEVILNADGQPSQLISIILDITDRKQTEQQLSNLSDRLTLALKSADIGTWDWDLTHDVYWDERMYALYDLPYSETCVKYQDWLKLIHPEDRDKTATALQDALQGRREFDVEFRIVRTDGSIRYIHASALVQHNEQRKAQRMVGINYDITERKQVESALRESEHRYATLTEAAPVAIFRLDHTGQCVYVNERWSRMTGRPIKSALGVGWLEALHPEDRDRLLTKWLQQGFSQPELYQNEGRHLLPDGSVNWFYCHILPETDSNGAIMGYIGTLTDITERKQAEEQLHHLSERLSLAIKSGGFGIWEYDFVKGRQIWDEQMYKLYGVSPVDFDPTLDTWLSCLHPDDRDYIVAIMDQVVQNSQEYDVEFSIIQPNGEIRYIKAYGLLNCDPQGQPLRMIGVNFDITAHKQAEKELIRNRDLREIIFNESADALFLVDPVTLITLDCNRRAVELFEAAKKSDLLGIEGHQLQRYQFSPAEMDNIVTQMRTKGFWSQEIEYVTCKGKVFWGNIAAKPIVIAGRTLNLLRVTDISEHKQAEEALAKYAREVEDLYNKAPCGYHSLDSAGRIMRVNETELQWLGYSHEEMIGQPFINFFTEPSRQAFQENYPRFKERGWSKDLEYEMVCKDGTILPVMISAAAVKDAEGNYLYSRATLFDMREQQAALRDRQKAEQELQASRTMLQLVLDTIPQRVFWKDCQLNYIGCNPAFANDAQLSQPDDIIGKTDFDLPWKQQAPIYRADDTLVITTGKAKLGYEEPMATPDGASIWLRTSKIPLTNATGEVIGVLGSYEDITERKYAEEKLRQTNEQLANANAELARATRLKDEFLANMSHELRTPLNAILGMSEGFEEGVFGAINEQQAKAIATIERSGRHLLELINDILDLSKIESGKLELQLSDIPIKSLCETSLVFIKQVALKKSIRLLTEIPHHLGSIQADDRRLRQVLINLLSNAVKFTPEGGTVTLKVWLEEPGEKECRGTGDAISCLSSQSSVKCQAIPHINFCVTDTGIGITPENIGKLFQPFMQLDSSLNRQYNGTGLGLALVQRITTLHGGTVCVDSQLGKGSCFTVSIPYITSDILPTKLATAPLPKNYSLSPNSPVLVIEDSMAAADQITRYLLEMGIKCLVYPMGEGALEEVIRIRPALVILDLQLPNVSGWDVLKQLKLNPQTKEIPVLIVSVVDERTQGITEGAFAYLVKPITRTQFQATLERLKCSTNDESGMINVTAKSTLASALILLVEDNQANINTMSGYLESRGYRLAIANDGQQAIAQVYAQRPDLIVMDIQMPEMDGLTAIRRIREDEQFADLPIIALTALAMPGDRETCLAAGANEYLTKPVKLKQLVATIQKSLTR from the coding sequence ATGATTCAACGCGCCTGTATTACCATCCTATTAATTGATCATGACACCGAAGATTGGATGAGTTTTCGGCAGTGTTTGCAGCAGGATGATGTGTACACATATCGCATTTTGGAGTTTGAGACCGCCACAGAGGCAATAGCGTGGTGTCAAGAGGGAAAATCAGATGTAATTTTGCTGAATTCTCCTGTATCTGGAGACAATTGTTTAGATTCCCTAGAAAAACTGAGGAAAATTGTCAGCCATACAGAATCTGCAATCATTCTCTTAACCGCACATGAAGATATAGAAACTGCCGTTTGGGCAATGAAAAACGGGGCGCAAGATTATCTAGTCAAACCTCAACTCAGTCCGACTAGACTACAAGCAGCAATTCATGATGCCCTCAAACAACGAGACCAATATCGGCAATTAGCACAAATTCAGGAACAACAACAACTAATTAATGCGATCGCCTCAAGGATTCGGCAATCACTCAAACTCAAAGATATTTTAGCGAGTACAGTCGCAGAAGTCCGGCAATTTTTACAAGCAGATAGGGTATTAATCTATCGATTTCACTCTGATATGAGTGGCACCGTCGTATCGGAATCGGTTTTACCTGGTTGCACAGTCAGCTTAGAGGCACAAATTCAGGATACCTGTTTTCAACAAGGGGCGGGCATTGAATATCGCCAAGGGAAAACAAGAGCGATTCATAACATTTACCAAGCAGGCTTAACAGATTGTCATGTGCAACTCCTCGAACAATTTGAAGTCAAAGCCAATCTGGTTGTGCCGATTGTGGTACTCAATCGTTTATGGGGATTATTAATTGCTCATCAATGTACTGCACCGCGCCAATGGCAAGCAATAGAACTAGAACTATTAGACCAACTCGCAGTACAAATAGCGATCGCCATTCAACAAGCTAGTGCTTACGAAATCGCCCAAAAACAACTCAGGGAACGCTACCGAGTTGAAAAAAATCTCCGAGAAAGTGAAGAGCGATTTCGCAGTACCTTTGAACAGGCCGCAGTCGGTATTAGTCATGTGTCCTTAAGCGGGAAATTTCTGCGCGTTAACCAAAGGTTTGCTGACATTACTGGGTACTCCCAATCGGAACTAAAAACCTTGAGATTTCAAGAAATCACCCATCCAGAAGATTTAGCGGCTGATTTAGAGCAAGTACAAATCCTGCTGGCTGGGGCAATTTCGACTTATTCAATGGAAAAACGCTATATCCGCAAAGATAATACGATTATTTGGATTAAACTGACCGTATCTCTAGTCCGCGATGCTTTTGCTCACCCGCAATACTTTATTGGTGTAGTGGAAGATATTAGCGATCGCATCTTGGCACAACAGGCAATACAACAACTCAATCAAGAACTCGAAGCTAGAGTAGAACAGCGCACAGCAGCTTTAAGAGAAAGTGAAGAACGCTGGCAATTGGCACTACGTGGTAGTAATGATGGCATCTGGGACTGGAATCTGAAAACTAACGAACTATTTTTTTCGGCTCGCTGGAAACAAATACGGGGTTTTACTGATGATGAAATTAGCCCCGATTTAGCAGCATGGTCAAGCTATATTCATCCAGATGATCGCGATCGCATTCTGGCGGATTTAAATGACCATTTCGCCCAAAAAACACCATTCTTCCAAGCAGAATATCGAGTAAAGTGCCAAGATGGTTCATATTTATGGGTGTTAGATCGGGGTCAAGCACTGTGGGATGAAGCCGGTCATGTCATCCGCATCAGTGGTTCAGAGACGGATATTACCACACGTAAACAGGCAGAAGCTCAGTTATTTGAACTGCTGAATTTACAACAAGCCATTCTCACATCTACCGACTATGCCATTACCTCTACCGACTCCCAGGGGATCATTCAAATCTTTAACCCAGCCGCCCAAAAAATGTTGGGTTATACAGCCGAGGAAATTGTAGGTCAGGTAACGCCTCTTTTGTTCCACGATCCAGAGGAAATTCAGCAACACGCACAAGCACTAGGACGAGAAATTGCTCCAGGGCAAAAATTGATCTCTACAAACCCATCGGAACATCAAAAAGAGGAGTGGACTTTTATTCGCAAAGATGGCTCATGCTTTCCCGTCTCTCTCTCAGTACAACCCCTATGTAATGCCGAAGGACAGGTAATTGGTGGAGTCGGCATTGCCAAAGATATTACACAACAAAAACAGATAGATGCCCAACTCCGCAAAAATGCCGCTAACCTGGCGGCTGCTCAAAGAATCGCCAATTTGGGGAGTTGGGAGATGGATTTACACACCCAGGAAATCCTGTGGTCACAAGAGGTGTTTCGCATTTTTGGGCGCGATCCTAAGTCTGGAATGCCTACTTATGGTGAAATGCTGGAGTGGATACATCCTGATGACCGTCATCATCAAGATTTTGTGGTACAACAAGCGATCGCCCAAGGTCAATGTTACGAACTAGAGTATCGTTGTCATCGGCCAGATCAGAGTTTACGCTATGTACTATCACGGGGCGAAGTCATCCTCAATGCCGATGGTCAACCTAGCCAGCTAATCAGCATTATCCTTGACATTACTGACCGTAAACAAACTGAACAGCAGTTAAGTAATCTTTCAGATCGGTTAACCTTAGCACTCAAATCAGCCGATATTGGCACTTGGGACTGGGATCTGACCCATGATGTCTATTGGGATGAGAGGATGTATGCTTTGTACGATTTGCCATATTCTGAAACTTGTGTCAAGTATCAAGACTGGTTAAAGCTGATCCATCCAGAAGATCGGGACAAAACCGCAACTGCCCTGCAAGATGCCCTACAGGGAAGGCGGGAATTTGATGTAGAATTTCGCATCGTGCGGACTGATGGTAGTATTCGCTATATCCATGCCTCCGCCCTGGTACAACATAACGAACAAAGAAAAGCGCAACGCATGGTAGGCATTAACTACGATATTACGGAGCGCAAGCAAGTAGAATCAGCCCTGCGAGAAAGTGAACATCGCTATGCCACCTTGACTGAAGCCGCTCCCGTAGCTATTTTTCGCTTAGATCATACAGGTCAATGTGTCTATGTTAACGAGCGTTGGAGCAGGATGACGGGTAGACCAATCAAGTCTGCTTTGGGTGTAGGATGGCTAGAAGCTCTGCACCCAGAAGACCGCGATCGCCTACTCACAAAATGGTTACAACAAGGATTTAGTCAACCAGAACTCTATCAAAATGAAGGCAGACATCTACTCCCTGATGGTAGCGTCAACTGGTTTTATTGCCATATCCTACCAGAAACCGACTCCAACGGTGCAATTATGGGCTACATTGGCACACTGACGGATATTACAGAGCGTAAACAAGCAGAAGAACAGCTGCATCATCTCTCAGAAAGATTGTCCCTCGCCATCAAATCAGGAGGCTTTGGGATCTGGGAATATGATTTTGTCAAAGGCAGGCAAATTTGGGATGAACAGATGTACAAGCTCTACGGAGTCAGTCCTGTTGATTTTGACCCTACCCTGGATACATGGTTAAGTTGTCTGCATCCAGATGATCGCGATTATATCGTGGCAATTATGGATCAAGTTGTGCAGAACAGTCAAGAATACGACGTTGAGTTTAGCATCATTCAACCGAACGGAGAAATTCGCTATATCAAAGCCTACGGTCTGCTCAATTGTGACCCCCAAGGTCAACCTTTACGCATGATTGGGGTAAACTTTGACATTACGGCGCACAAGCAAGCTGAAAAAGAACTGATCCGTAACCGAGATTTGCGGGAAATCATTTTTAATGAATCGGCTGATGCTTTGTTTTTAGTTGATCCAGTGACCTTAATCACTCTTGATTGTAATCGGCGTGCCGTCGAACTATTTGAAGCCGCCAAAAAATCGGATTTATTAGGAATAGAGGGGCATCAACTCCAAAGATACCAATTTTCTCCCGCAGAAATGGATAATATCGTGACTCAAATGCGAACCAAAGGTTTTTGGAGTCAAGAAATTGAGTATGTTACTTGTAAAGGTAAGGTTTTCTGGGGAAACATTGCTGCCAAACCCATTGTAATTGCTGGCCGTACCCTAAATTTATTGCGAGTGACTGATATTAGTGAGCATAAACAAGCTGAAGAAGCTCTAGCTAAATATGCCCGTGAAGTTGAAGATTTGTATAACAAAGCACCCTGTGGCTACCATTCCCTAGATAGTGCAGGTCGAATCATGCGGGTGAATGAAACAGAATTGCAATGGTTGGGCTACTCTCATGAAGAGATGATTGGTCAGCCTTTCATTAACTTTTTTACGGAACCTAGCCGCCAAGCTTTTCAGGAAAACTATCCTCGTTTTAAAGAAAGAGGTTGGTCAAAGGATTTAGAGTATGAGATGGTCTGCAAAGATGGCACAATTTTACCAGTCATGATCAGTGCTGCTGCCGTTAAAGATGCAGAGGGCAATTATTTATACAGCCGTGCCACCTTATTCGATATGCGCGAACAGCAAGCCGCGCTACGCGATCGCCAAAAAGCAGAACAAGAGTTGCAAGCATCACGCACCATGCTGCAACTAGTCCTAGATACCATTCCCCAACGTGTCTTCTGGAAAGATTGCCAGTTAAATTACATCGGCTGCAATCCAGCCTTTGCTAATGATGCTCAACTATCCCAGCCGGACGACATTATCGGCAAAACTGACTTTGACCTGCCTTGGAAACAACAAGCACCAATATATCGTGCCGACGATACTTTAGTGATTACCACGGGAAAAGCCAAACTCGGCTATGAAGAACCGATGGCAACTCCCGATGGTGCAAGCATTTGGTTAAGAACTAGCAAAATTCCTCTCACTAACGCTACAGGGGAAGTGATTGGCGTTCTGGGTTCCTATGAAGATATTACAGAACGTAAATACGCTGAAGAGAAATTGCGCCAAACCAATGAACAATTAGCCAATGCTAACGCCGAACTAGCCCGTGCTACTCGCCTCAAAGACGAATTTCTCGCCAATATGAGTCATGAATTGCGAACCCCCCTCAATGCCATTTTGGGTATGTCGGAGGGGTTTGAGGAGGGTGTGTTTGGTGCGATTAATGAACAACAAGCCAAAGCGATCGCCACTATTGAACGCAGTGGTAGACACCTCTTAGAACTGATCAATGACATCCTCGACTTATCCAAAATTGAATCAGGTAAGTTAGAATTACAACTGAGTGATATTCCCATTAAAAGCCTGTGTGAAACCAGTCTAGTATTTATTAAACAGGTAGCATTGAAAAAAAGTATTCGCCTCCTGACGGAAATTCCCCATCATCTAGGCAGTATCCAAGCGGATGATCGCCGTTTACGTCAGGTACTAATTAACTTACTCAGCAATGCTGTCAAGTTCACTCCAGAAGGCGGTACGGTAACACTCAAAGTCTGGCTGGAAGAACCAGGGGAAAAGGAATGCAGGGGTACAGGAGATGCAATTTCTTGCTTGTCTTCCCAATCAAGCGTTAAGTGTCAAGCAATACCCCACATCAATTTCTGTGTCACTGATACTGGTATTGGGATCACTCCTGAAAACATAGGCAAATTATTTCAACCTTTTATGCAGCTAGACAGCAGCCTCAATCGTCAATATAACGGTACTGGTTTAGGTCTGGCACTGGTACAAAGAATTACTACTTTACATGGCGGTACGGTCTGTGTTGACAGTCAGTTGGGAAAAGGCAGTTGTTTTACGGTGAGCATTCCTTACATCACCAGTGATATTTTGCCAACAAAGTTAGCAACCGCACCATTGCCTAAAAATTACTCCCTGTCTCCCAACAGCCCAGTGTTAGTTATCGAAGATTCAATGGCTGCGGCTGACCAAATCACTCGCTATCTCCTGGAGATGGGCATCAAATGTTTAGTTTATCCAATGGGTGAAGGTGCGCTAGAAGAAGTCATACGTATTCGCCCAGCACTAGTGATTTTGGATCTGCAACTACCCAACGTATCCGGTTGGGATGTCCTCAAACAACTCAAGCTCAACCCACAAACCAAGGAAATTCCCGTTTTGATCGTTTCGGTTGTCGATGAACGGACTCAAGGCATAACTGAGGGAGCATTTGCATATTTAGTCAAACCTATTACCCGGACTCAGTTTCAAGCAACCCTGGAGCGACTCAAATGTTCCACTAATGATGAGTCTGGAATGATTAACGTCACAGCAAAATCTACTTTGGCCTCTGCTTTGATTTTACTAGTAGAAGACAATCAAGCCAATATCAATACTATGTCCGGTTATCTGGAAAGTCGTGGATATCGATTAGCGATCGCCAACGACGGACAACAAGCCATTGCACAAGTTTATGCCCAACGTCCTGACCTCATTGTCATGGATATCCAAATGCCAGAGATGGACGGATTGACGGCCATCCGCCGCATTCGTGAGGATGAGCAATTTGCGGATTTGCCTATCATTGCATTAACAGCACTAGCCATGCCGGGCGATCGCGAAACCTGTCTAGCCGCAGGAGCTAATGAATATTTAACCAAACCCGTAAAACTCAAACAACTCGTAGCAACAATTCAAAAATCTTTAACTAGATAA